A genome region from Christensenella minuta includes the following:
- a CDS encoding putative PDDEXK endonuclease, producing MNSRNKGKRGELELAKELQKYGFDARRGQQYCGANGDADVVGIPGLHIECKRVERLNVENALRQAEADAKAGEIPVVMHRANREEWKVTLRLKNFMEVRHD from the coding sequence ATGAACAGCAGAAATAAGGGTAAACGCGGGGAACTTGAACTCGCGAAAGAATTGCAGAAATATGGTTTCGATGCCCGTCGGGGACAGCAATATTGCGGAGCAAATGGAGATGCGGACGTTGTAGGGATTCCCGGATTGCATATCGAGTGCAAGCGTGTCGAACGGCTAAATGTGGAAAATGCCCTGCGGCAAGCGGAGGCGGACGCAAAAGCGGGAGAAATACCCGTTGTGATGCACCGGGCGAACCGGGAGGAATGGAAGGTCACACTGCGGCTTAAGAATTTTATGGAGGTACGCCATGATTAA
- a CDS encoding Lar family restriction alleviation protein, with product MIKLTDATIRCMEEHYDVIGIESSLRGCVYFTDPDKSGLLIVRPDGIARIKGNEIKAFVREMVEIAEVWFNWREGGRKMNETAKLKSCPFCGGEARIEVIEPHTHTLTTFMLDYKGGAFIECKCGAAISGDTKDAAIAAWNKRAQDTEAKRRRTEQNPKPLTLDELIRMDGEPIWTVTIGLKGSGRWELCEGYTIRACPFKGALRCVDLSGEATLYDYKTYGKKWLAYRTKPEGSGE from the coding sequence ATGATTAAGCTGACGGATGCGACGATACGGTGCATGGAGGAACACTATGACGTTATTGGGATCGAGAGCAGCCTTCGCGGGTGCGTATACTTCACGGACCCGGATAAGAGCGGCCTTTTGATCGTGAGGCCAGACGGGATTGCCCGGATTAAAGGGAACGAGATAAAGGCATTCGTACGTGAAATGGTAGAGATTGCAGAGGTGTGGTTCAATTGGAGAGAGGGAGGAAGAAAAATGAATGAGACGGCAAAACTAAAATCATGCCCGTTTTGCGGGGGAGAAGCAAGGATCGAAGTGATAGAGCCGCATACACATACGCTGACAACTTTTATGCTGGATTATAAGGGCGGAGCATTCATTGAATGTAAATGCGGTGCAGCGATCAGTGGAGACACGAAAGATGCTGCGATAGCCGCATGGAACAAACGAGCACAGGACACCGAAGCGAAGCGTAGGCGCACAGAGCAGAACCCCAAGCCCCTGACCTTGGACGAGCTGATCCGGATGGACGGAGAACCAATATGGACGGTAACAATAGGCTTGAAAGGTTCCGGGCGTTGGGAATTATGTGAAGGATATACGATCAGGGCCTGTCCTTTCAAAGGAGCCTTAAGATGCGTTGATCTTTCAGGAGAAGCAACGCTTTATGATTATAAAACATACGGTAAAAAATGGCTAGCCTATCGGACGAAGCCGGAAGGGAGCGGGGAATGA